A region of Vitis riparia cultivar Riparia Gloire de Montpellier isolate 1030 chromosome 1, EGFV_Vit.rip_1.0, whole genome shotgun sequence DNA encodes the following proteins:
- the LOC117907170 gene encoding two-component response regulator ORR21, with protein sequence MAALLKVPPQSSGGTNGSCKADVVVSDQFPAGLRVLVVDDDVTCLKILEQMLRRCLYHVTTCSQATIALNILREKKGCFDIVLSDVHMPDMDGYKLLEHVGLEMDLPVIMMSADGRTSAVMRGIRHGACDYLIKPIREEELKNIWQHVVRKKWNENKEHEHSGSLEDNDRHKRGGEDAEYASSVNDGAEGILKGQKKRRDSKDEDDGELENEDPSTSKKPRVVWSVELHQQFVSAVNQLGIDKAVPKRILELMNVPGLTRENVASHLQKFRLYLKRLSGVAQQQGGIPNSFCGPVEPNVKLGSLGRFDIQALAASGQIPPQTLAALQAELLGRPTSNLVLPAMDQPALLQASLQGPKCIPVEHGVAFGQPLVKCQTNISKHFPPTVVSTEDVPSGFGAWPSNSLGTVGTSGSLGGLSAQNNNILMDMLHQQQQHQQQQQQQAVIPEPSRSINVQPSCLVVPSRTSASFQAGNSPASVNQNCNFNRNAVIDYSLLTPQSNNSSLSVGQISDGDLKNTTVLGGFSAPGSISPSVSSCSVNAGNSTTRPVQNSTVTFAAPRQLPGVVSNICDIQGSYGARSGEVLDQGLLRNLGFVGKGTSIPSRFAVDEPESPISNLNNGKVYGENEGNRVKQEPNLDYMENARVGVPMLPHFTPNDLMSVFSD encoded by the exons ATGGCGGCTTTGCTGAAAGTGCCGCCGCAGTCGTCCGGGGGCACCAACGGGTCGTGCAAGGCCGACGTGGTGGTGTCCGATCAGTTTCCGGCGGGTCTTAGGGTTCTTGTTGTCGATGATGACGTCACTTGTTTGAAGATCCTGGAGCAGATGCTTCGACGGTGCTTGTATCATG TTACAACTTGCTCCCAGGCCACTATTGCTTTAAATATACTTCGGGAGAAGAAAGGTTGTTTTGATATTGTGCTGAGTGATGTTCATATGCCTGATATGGATGGCTATAAACTTCTTGAACATGTTGGGCTGGAAATGGACCTCCCTGTTATTA TGATGTCTGCTGATGGAAGAACAAGTGCTGTGATGAGAGGAATTCGACATGGGGCTTGTGATTATTTGATTAAGCCTATTCGTGAGGAAGAGCTCAAGAATATATGGCAACATGTTGTTCGGAAAAAGTGGAACGAAAATAAAGAACATGAACATTCAGGTAGCTTAGAAGATAATGATCGGCATAAGCGAGGAGGTGAAGATGCTGAATATGCTTCTTCTGTTAATGATGGAGCAGAAGGAATATTGAAGGGTCAGAAAAAGAGGAGGGATTCTAAGGATGAAGATGATGGCGAATTGGAAAATGAAGATCCATCTACATCAAAGAAACCACGTGTGGTGTGGTCAGTGGAACTCCATCAACAATTTGTCAGTGCTGTAAACCAACTAGGAATTGATA AGGCTGTACCAAAGAGAATTCTTGAATTAATGAATGTTCCGGGGTTAACTAGAGAAAATGTAGCAAGCCATTTGCAG AAATTCAGACTATATTTAAAGAGATTAAGTGGAGTAGCACAACAGCAAGGCGGAATTCCTAATTCTTTCTGTGGTCCAGTAGAACCAAATGTGAAACTGGGTTCGCTTGGAAGGTTTGATATTCAAGCTTTGGCTGCCTCAGGCCAAATTCCTCCACAAACATTGGCAGCCCTGCAAGCTGAGCTTTTAGGTCGACCAACAAGCAACTTAGTGTTGCCAGCGATGGACCAACCAGCTCTTCTACAAGCCTCTCTACAGGGACCCAAGTGTATCCCTGTTGAACATGGTGTGGCATTTGGTCAACCTTTGGTAAAATGCCAGACAAACATTTCCAAGCATTTTCCACCCACCGTTGTATCTACTGAGGATGTTCCTTCAGGGTTTGGAGCATGGCCATCTAATAGCCTTGGTACGGTGGGAACTAGTGGTTCTCTTGGAGGATTGAGTGCTCAGAATAATAACATTCTGATGGATATGTTGCATCAGCAGCAGCAGCATCAACAGCAACAACAACAGCAGGCTGTGATACCAGAGCCCAGTCGTTCAATTAATGTGCAGCCTTCCTGCCTTGTGGTGCCGTCTCGCACTTCAGCTAGTTTTCAGGCAGGAAATAGTCCTGCTTCGGTTAATCAGAACTGCAATTTTAACAGAAATGCTGTTATTGATTACAGTCTTCTGACACCTCAGTCAAACAATTCCTCATTGAGTGTTGGACAAATCTCAGATGGGGATCTAAAAAATACAACTGTTCTTGGTGGGTTTTCAGCCCCAGGTTCCATTTCTCCATCAGTGTCATCTTGCTCAGTAAATGCTGGCAATAGCACCACTCGGCCAGTTCAGAATTCAACTGTAACCTTTGCTGCTCCCAGACAGTTGCCTGGGGTTGTATCTAATATTTGCGATATCCAGGGCTCTTATGGGGCTAGGTCAGGTGAAGTTCTGGATCAAGGACTGCTTAGGAATCTTGGATTTGTTGGTAAAGGAACATCCATTCCAAGCCGATTTGCTGTTGATGAACCTGAATCACCAATAAGCAACTTGAATAATGGAAAGGTCTATGGGGAGAATGAAGGAAACAGAGTGAAGCAGGAGCCAAATCTTGATTATATGGAGAATGCTAGAGTGGGTGTCCCTATGTTACCACATTTTACCCCAAATGATCTAATGAGTGTTTTCTCAGATTAG
- the LOC117908853 gene encoding 60S ribosomal protein L21-1-like, translated as MPHKFYHGRNGQVWNVTKRAIGVEVNKQVGNRIIRKRIHVQVEHVQPSRCMEEFRLTKIRNDELKAEAKKRGKKISTKRQPEGPKPGFMVEGATLETVTPIPYDVVNDLKGGY; from the coding sequence ATGCCCCACAAGTTCTATCATGGCCGCAATGGCCAGGTTTGGAACGTCACCAAGCGTGCCATAGGCGTTGAAGTCAACAAACAGGTTGGGAATAGGATTATTAGGAAAAGGATCCATGTGCAGGTGGAACATGTTCAGCCATCAAGGTGCATGGAAGAATTTAGACTGACGAAAATTCGGAATGATGAGTTGAAAGCAGAAGCAAAAAAGCGTGGAAAGAAGATCAGCACAAAAAGACAGCCAGAAGGACCCAAGCCTGGTTTCATGGTGGAGGGTGCCACCCTAGAAACAGTCACACCAATCCCATATGATGTGGTGAATGACCTCAAGGGCGGATACTGA